The following coding sequences lie in one Primulina huaijiensis isolate GDHJ02 chromosome 2, ASM1229523v2, whole genome shotgun sequence genomic window:
- the LOC140971767 gene encoding splicing factor U2af small subunit B-like: MAEHLASIFGTEKDRVNCPFYFKIGACRHGDRCSRLHTKPSISPTLLLSNMYQRPDMITPGVDPQCQNIDPKKIQSHFEDFYEDLFQELSKYGDIQSLNICDNLADHMVGNVYIQFREEDQAQAALQNLMGRSYEGRPIIADFSPVTDFREATCRQYEENVCNRGGYCNFMHLKKISRELRQQLFRSRRRHGRSRSRSHSPRHRHQDERHGSERRGDHRHYDRGRRPRSRGPGRRSGRSRSPGERRNRSPARESSVERRAKIEQWNKEREQAESARDDNNNFDGSANGDEHNNEKGNDNNLHPPRRRSESYDDL, encoded by the exons atggcGGAGCACTTGGCGTCCATCTTCGGTACGGAAAAGGATAGAGTGAATTGTCCCTTCTACTTCAAGATCGGCGCGTGCCGCCACGGAGACCGCTGCTCTCGTCTGCACACGAAACCCAGCATCAGCCCCACGCTTCTGCTCTCCAACATGTACCAACGCCCTGATATGATCACGCCTGGTGTCGATCCTCAGTGCCAGAACATTGACCCTAAGAAGATCCAGTCCCACTTCGAG GATTTCTACGAAGATTTGTTTCAGGAGCTGAGCAAGTACGGGGACATCCAGAGTCTCAACATATGTGATAATTTGGCTGACCACATGGTAGGCAATGTGTACATTCAGTTTAGGGAGGAAGACCAGGCACAAGCTGCTCTTCAGAATCTCATGGGAAGATCTTATGAAG GGCGCCCAATCATTGCTGACTTCTCCCCTGTGACGGATTTCCGTGAAGCGACTTGTAGGCAGTACGAAGAGAATGTGTGCAATCGAGGTGGATACTGCAATTTTATGCATCTGAAAAAGATAAGCAG AGAGCTGCGGCAACAATTATTTCGGAGTAGACGAAGGCATGGTCGCAGTAGAAGTAGAAGCCATAGCCCTCGTCATCGTCACCAAGATGAGCGGCATGGCTCTGAGAGAAGAGGCGATCACCGTCACTATGATAGAGGTAGAAGGCCTCGAAGCAGAGGTCCTGGTCGAAGGAGTGGAAGAAGCAGGAGCCCTGGAGAAAGGAGAAACAGGAGCCCAGCACGGGAAAGCAGTGTTGAAAGAAGGGCTAAAATTGAGCAATGGAACAAGGAAAGAGAGCAAGCAGAATCTGCCAGAGATGACAATAATAACTTTGATGGTAGTGCTAATGGAGATGAGCATAATAATGAGAAGGGCAACGATAATAACCTTCACCCACCCCGACGAAGAAGTGAAAGTTATGACGACCTGTAA
- the LOC140958517 gene encoding uncharacterized protein, with the protein MAGRPPRQNRNPRYANTDREGRQEDGQGNGPPPAVNLSRADLMAIATIVATTLQGLGNQNVNQPPPPPPPNGIKFHYESLRKNRCPTFSGAADPEVSQSWLKSVETQLRLLEVPEALKVDVTVPFLEDKAGKWWEAISPAMTAAGPMTWQRFREAFLKQYFPAEVRLQKLSEFENFTQTPDMSVVEYTSQFNALGSYAPAIMADEVLKSHRFKRGLNSRIQSALAVYQPANFSDLMGAAIRAETDIQRREKEFKNKRPMNNQPSRSNQTFKKPNQSGGPSKGPSPTSSYQDIKPCPTCHLRHLGECRRNSGVCFGCGKAGHRIAECPTAANQAAGPNKGTGPNTGANPNKPKEGKPNARVFAMTQEEADDATEVVSGTILIQKVPAYALFDCGATHSFVSKRLAKKLGLKPELLAEPFRIATPTNKAIETHEIHRDCLISIGNQKFSTDLIQIVMADFDIILGMDWLAKNNAIVDCKGKRVKLRTPNQEEIVYHGKSKERKSLLSASQAWKAMKSGEDIYLAMVSEVQGEAELKIEDIPIVCEFPDVFPEELPGIVPDREVEFEINLVPGAAPISKAPYRMAPAELKELKEQLQELLDKKQIRPSVSPWGAPVLFVKKKDGSMRLCIDYRELNKITVKNKYPLPRIDDLFDQLKGAAVFSKLDLRTGYHQLKVRAEDIPKTAFRTRYGHYEFTVMPFGLTNAPAAFMDLMNRVFKPFLDQFIVVFIDDILVYSSNERDHEEHLRIALQTLREKELYAKFKKCYYRKFVEGFSSIAIPLTKLTQKNSKFVWDEGCEKSFQTLKEKLASTPVLILPTEDKEFTIYSDASKEGLGCVLMQEGRVIAYASRQLKQHEQNYPTHDLELAAVVFALKIWRHYLYGAKCEIFTDHQSLKYLFTQKELNMRQRRWIELLKDYDLTISYHPGKANKVADALSRKNESKITLASLSARPCLQETVKLNQDRDPELTKLKGQVESGKSQDLQIDDRGVLWMKGRLCVPDSDNLRQEILSKQSTNDLEDYCNPWKYLNGNGNISPWTLW; encoded by the exons ATGGCCGGCAGACCCCCGAGACAGAACCGCAACCCGCGTTACGCTAATACCGACCGTGAAGGTAGACAGGAGGATGGACAGGGAAATGGACCCCCGCCTGCAGTCAACTTAAGCCGAGCTGATCTTATGGCCATAGCCACCATTGTAGCGACAACACTGCAAGGGTTGGGAAATCAGAACGTCAATcagccaccaccacctccaccaccaaatGGAATCAAGTTCCACTATGAGTCACTCCGCAAAAATAGATGTCCAACTTTCAGTGGAGCTGCTGACCCTGAAGTTAGCCAGAGCTGGCTAAAAAGTGTAGAGACGCAGCTGCGACTATTGGAAGTTCCCGAAGCACTGAAAGTGGACGTGACTGTGCCGTTCCTAGAAGATAAAGCGGGAAAATGGTGGGAAGCAATCTCGCCAGCCATGACAGCTGCAGGACCAATGACTTGGCAGCGATTTCGAGAAGCCTTTCTGAAACAGTATTTTCCGGCCGAGGTCAGACTGCAGAAACTAAGTGAGTTTGAAAACTTCACTCAAACTCCGGATATGTCGGTTGTGGAATACACCTCCCAGTTTAATGCCCTTGGATCTTATGCTCCGGCCATCATGGCGGACGAAGTTTTGAAATCGCACCGTTTTAAAAGGGGATTGAACAGCAGGATCCAATCGGCCCTAGCAGTCTACCAACCCGCGAATTTTTCAGATCTAATGGGTGCAGCTATCCGAGCTGAAACTGACATCCAGCGCAGAGAGAAGGAATTTAAGAACAAAAGGCCCATGAATAATCAGCCCTCACGCAGTAATCAGACTTTCAAGAAGCCTAACCAGTCCGGTGGACCATCAAAAGGACCTTCGCCTACCTCAAGCTACCAGGATATTAAGCCTTGCCCAACTTGTCACTTACGACACCTGGGAGAATGCCGAAGAAACAGTGGAGTATGCTTCGGATGTGGGAAAGCGGGACACCGAATTGCCGAATGTCCTACTGCCGCCAACCAAGCAGCCGGGCCCAACAAGGGAACAGGGCCAAATACAGGAGCTAACCCCAACAAGCCAAAAGAAGGCAAGCCTAATGCCAGAGTCTTTGCTATGACCCAAGAAGAGGCCGACGACGCCACTGAAGTCGTGTCAGGTACCATTCTTATTCAAAAAGTGCCTGCTTATGCGTTATTCGATTGTGGTGCCACGCATTCATTTGTATCTAAGAGACTCGCTAAGAAACTAGGACTTAAGCCCGAATTATTAGCCGAACCTTTTCGAATAGCCACACCTACAAATAAGGCCATCGAAACTCACGAGATCCACAGAGACTGTTTGATCAGTATCGGTAATCAGAAATTCAGCACAGACTTAATACAAATAGTCATGGCCGACTTCGACATCATtctaggaatggattggttagccaaaAACAATGCAATAGTGGACTGTAAAGGGAAAAGAGTTAAACTCCGAACCCCGAATCAGGAAGAGATCGTGTATCATGGTAAATCCAAGGAACGGAAATCACTCCTTTCCGCTTCCCAAGCATGGAAGGCAATGAAATCCGGAGAAGATATCTACCTAGCAATGGTTAGCGAAGTGCAAGGAGAAGCCGAACTAAAGATAGAAGACATCCCAATAGTATGTGAGTTCCCGgatgtttttccagaagaactcCCAGGGATAGTCCCGGACCGCGAAGTTGAGTTCGAAATTAATCTGGTTCCTGGTGCAGCTCCAatttctaaagcaccttacAGGATGGCGCCAGCTgaactcaaggagctaaaagagcaactccaagaattgctgGACAAAAAGCAAATTCGACCTAGTGTTTCCCCATGGGGAGCACCAGtactttttgtaaagaagaaagatgggagtatgaggTTGTGCATCGACTATAGAGAACTAAACAAGATCACtgtcaagaacaagtaccccCTCCCGAGGATTGACgacctatttgatcagcttAAAGGAGCCGCAGTCTTTTCGAAACTAGATCTGAGGACGGGATACCACCAACTGAAGGTCAGGGCGGAAGATATCCCCAAAACGGCTTTtcggacaagatatggacattatgagttcacAGTGATGCCTTTCGGGCTGACCAACGCACCTGCAGCCTTCATGGACCTAATGAACAGAGTTTTCAAACCATTCCTGGATCAGTTCATAGTAGTAtttattgacgacattctcgtctactcttCCAACGAGCGAGATCACGAAGAGCATCTGCGCATTGCACTTCAGACTTTGAGAGAAAAGGAGCTCTATGCTAAgtttaagaaat gttattacaggaagttcgTCGAAGGTTTTTCTTCGATCGCCATACCACTGACGAAACTCACTCAGAAGAATTCCAAGTTCGTCTGGGACGAAGGTTGCGAGAAAAGTTTTCAGACATTAAAAGAAAAGCTCGCATCCACGCCAGTACTAATCTTACCCACAGAAGATAAAGAattcaccatctacagtgacGCATCCAAGGAAGGTCTGGGATGCGTGCTCATGCAAGAGGGAAGAGTGATCGCCTACGCATCGAGGCAGTTGAAACAGCACGAGCAAAACTACCCTACGCATGATCTGGAGCTAGCAGCAGTCGTGTTTGCCTTAAAAATATGgagacactatctctatggcgCCAAGTgcgaaattttcacagatcaccaGAGCCTTAAATACCtattcacccaaaaggaacttaacatgaggcaaagacggTGGATCGAACTTCTGAAGGATTACGATCTGACTATCAgttaccacccgggtaaagcaaaCAAGGTGGCCGATGCTCTGAGTCGGAAAAACGAGAGCAAGATCACCCTGGCCTCACTCTCCGCGAGGCCATGTCTGCAAGAGACTGTAAAGTTAAACCAGGACCGAGACCCTGAGCTAACAAAACTCAAGGGACAAGTTGAAAGTGGGAAGTCTCAAGATCTACAAATCGATGACAGAGGAGTcttatggatgaaaggacgactGTGTGTACCAGACAGCGATAACCTTCGCCAAGAaatact gtcaaagcaGAGCACCAACGACCTGGAGGATTATTGCAACCCCTGGAAatacctgaatggaaatgggaacatatctccatggactttgtggtag